A window of the Salegentibacter mishustinae genome harbors these coding sequences:
- a CDS encoding RNA methyltransferase gives MKLDNLEQGFFGIGIQNGKTPENLGVLWRSAQNMSASFIYTIGNRYAKQACDTHKAVGAMPYFHYETFEDFYEHLPKGAMLVGVELTENAEALETFTHPRRCVYLLGAEDHGLSKEAIEKSHFLVKFQSTLSLNVSVAGSIIMYDRSSKSKFST, from the coding sequence ATGAAATTAGATAATTTAGAACAGGGTTTTTTTGGAATTGGAATACAAAACGGGAAAACTCCGGAAAATTTAGGCGTGCTTTGGCGTTCAGCGCAAAATATGAGCGCAAGTTTTATTTATACTATTGGAAATCGCTATGCTAAACAGGCTTGTGATACTCATAAAGCTGTAGGAGCAATGCCTTATTTTCATTACGAAACTTTTGAAGATTTTTATGAGCATTTACCAAAAGGTGCCATGCTTGTAGGTGTTGAGCTTACTGAAAATGCTGAGGCTTTAGAAACCTTTACCCATCCAAGACGTTGTGTTTATTTACTGGGAGCAGAAGATCACGGACTTTCAAAAGAGGCGATTGAAAAATCTCATTTTCTGGTTAAATTTCAATCAACTTTAAGCTTAAACGTTTCTGTTGCCGGAAGTATTATTATGTATGATCGCAGCAGTA